In one window of Blastopirellula marina DNA:
- a CDS encoding TrkH family potassium uptake protein, giving the protein MNYRLVCRLLSIVCLIIGVTMVFSLPWAWPQLGHRTGEDFQQFETYGFLGLIYSILLSIISWAVFWRIGRHAQGDLYRREAMAVVGLSWLVATILGAMPYILSGSCNKLAVRLFDSYELAPQVYGDPVSPLNKEQFALVHSLVSAGAKGLSPQRLAEQYDAKMKHYEPGDQPTQDFKNVFDELSEVPHWRGVLIRPGQDPDSPLDRSEHYRIRSVRMNIADAIFESQSGFSTTGATVIADLEDPISLPHCVLFWRSSTHFLGGLGIIVLFVVILGQGSAGKALMRNEIPGPSKEGSHSRMQHTAWMFAGLYCGLNVILTALLWVLGMNFFDAICHAFGTLATGGFSTYNASLGHFYQVDHTSGAWIEYVVIVFMVLAGSNFTLLYFLMIGQAYRLIGDIEWRYYMGIIVGVTICVVCFGMVYDDFIIDPNTSFFTEAQLALRNGLFQVVSIITTTGYGTHDFDKWNSFGRGVLFLLMFVGGCAGSTGGGLKVIRHILFHKILFLQLEKSYHPSVVRPLRLGGKPVDDPDLQTNILIYFSLILVLFVFGWLSIVTLEPDATWGTTDEHIEHKLIDSATAVAATLNNVGPGLGIIGATQNYANFSWWTKLLFTALMMIGRLEIFAVLVLLMPRFWRSR; this is encoded by the coding sequence ATGAACTATCGCTTGGTGTGTCGACTGCTTTCGATCGTCTGCCTGATTATTGGCGTGACGATGGTGTTCAGCCTGCCTTGGGCTTGGCCGCAGTTGGGGCACCGCACCGGCGAAGACTTCCAGCAATTTGAAACGTACGGCTTCCTTGGCCTGATCTATTCGATTTTGCTAAGCATTATTAGTTGGGCCGTGTTCTGGCGAATTGGTCGTCATGCTCAGGGAGATTTGTATCGCCGCGAAGCAATGGCGGTCGTTGGGCTGAGTTGGCTTGTGGCGACCATTTTGGGAGCGATGCCGTATATTCTTAGCGGATCGTGCAACAAGTTGGCCGTGCGATTGTTCGATTCGTACGAGCTTGCACCCCAAGTCTATGGCGACCCGGTCTCGCCGCTAAACAAAGAACAGTTTGCGTTGGTGCATTCGTTGGTGTCGGCAGGCGCCAAAGGGCTTTCGCCACAGCGATTGGCGGAACAGTACGATGCCAAGATGAAGCATTACGAGCCAGGTGATCAGCCGACTCAGGACTTCAAAAACGTTTTTGACGAACTAAGTGAGGTGCCCCATTGGCGAGGCGTGCTGATTCGTCCTGGGCAAGATCCCGATAGTCCGCTCGATCGATCCGAGCACTATCGCATTCGTAGCGTTCGCATGAACATCGCCGACGCCATCTTTGAATCGCAATCAGGTTTCAGTACGACTGGGGCCACCGTAATCGCGGATCTGGAAGATCCGATCAGTCTGCCGCACTGCGTCTTATTCTGGCGAAGCAGTACGCACTTTCTCGGCGGTTTAGGGATCATCGTGCTATTCGTGGTGATCCTAGGGCAAGGCTCCGCGGGTAAAGCGCTCATGCGGAATGAAATCCCTGGCCCAAGCAAGGAAGGATCTCACTCTCGTATGCAGCATACAGCCTGGATGTTCGCCGGGCTGTATTGCGGCTTAAATGTGATTCTGACGGCACTATTGTGGGTGTTGGGGATGAACTTCTTCGATGCGATTTGCCACGCATTTGGTACGTTAGCAACGGGCGGTTTTAGTACATACAATGCGAGCCTTGGTCACTTCTATCAAGTCGATCATACAAGCGGCGCTTGGATTGAATACGTCGTTATCGTCTTCATGGTGCTTGCCGGATCGAACTTCACGTTGCTTTACTTCTTGATGATCGGTCAGGCTTATCGATTGATCGGTGATATCGAGTGGCGATACTACATGGGCATCATTGTCGGCGTGACGATTTGTGTTGTCTGCTTCGGAATGGTTTACGATGACTTCATCATCGATCCCAACACGTCGTTCTTTACCGAAGCCCAACTGGCGCTGCGCAACGGATTGTTCCAAGTGGTGTCGATTATCACGACAACCGGTTACGGTACGCATGACTTTGATAAGTGGAACAGTTTTGGCCGCGGTGTGCTGTTTTTGCTGATGTTTGTTGGTGGTTGTGCTGGTAGTACAGGGGGTGGATTGAAGGTGATTCGCCACATCCTCTTCCACAAGATTTTGTTTTTGCAGCTAGAAAAGTCGTACCATCCGTCGGTTGTGCGTCCGTTACGTTTGGGTGGCAAGCCGGTCGATGACCCTGATTTGCAAACCAATATTTTGATCTACTTCAGCTTGATTCTCGTTCTGTTCGTGTTCGGTTGGTTGTCGATCGTTACGCTTGAACCCGATGCGACATGGGGAACGACCGACGAGCATATCGAACACAAGTTAATCGATAGTGCCACCGCCGTCGCGGCGACACTTAACAATGTCGGTCCAGGCCTCGGGATCATTGGCGCCACGCAGAACTACGCCAATTTCAGTTGGTGGACGAAGCTGCTCTTTACTGCGTTGATGATGATCGGGCGACTCGAGATTTTCGCCGTTTTGGTGCTCTTGATGCCACGATTCTGGCGGTCGCGATAG
- the trkA gene encoding Trk system potassium transporter TrkA has product MRIVILGAGTVGTWIADLLCRNNHSVTVVESNQDHVRAINAELDIRAIHGSASESAILFQAGIIGCDLCLALTGDDEVNIVAASMAKAMGARRSVARVYGRVFRDLSTFDYQRHFRIDRFLSLEHLSAVEFVRAIRSPGSAVLENFARGELEVQEIICDDPAPATGKPLKEVGLPKGVRVGTIQRQGKTWIAGAGDSIQLGDHITLIGTREEIDNVKSKFEVKSSPVRSVVIAGGGETGLALARMLEGQRYHVTMMEENMERCEFLARLLEHTTVVHADATRKAILEEERVGKTDVFVACTGDDENNIMSCVEAREIGAPECMAIVQRPDYANVVEKLGINLAVSPRNVVARQVLGLLNSGPIISKKNLPGGGIAIVEFEVMPGVKATQHVIANLKLPTHCLIAAILSSDYVRVASADDRLTPGDTVIVLVDEASLDPVVKLFDETS; this is encoded by the coding sequence ATGCGAATCGTCATTCTAGGAGCTGGGACCGTCGGAACGTGGATCGCGGACCTGCTGTGCCGAAACAATCACAGCGTCACCGTGGTTGAAAGCAATCAAGATCACGTCCGCGCGATCAATGCCGAACTCGATATCCGCGCCATACATGGTTCCGCGTCCGAATCGGCGATCTTGTTCCAAGCGGGCATCATTGGCTGCGACCTTTGCCTGGCGTTGACCGGCGACGACGAAGTGAACATTGTCGCAGCCAGCATGGCGAAAGCGATGGGAGCTCGGCGTAGCGTGGCACGTGTCTACGGACGGGTTTTCCGTGACCTGAGCACGTTTGATTATCAGCGACATTTTCGGATCGACCGCTTTCTGAGTCTTGAGCATCTTTCCGCGGTCGAATTCGTCCGTGCGATCCGTTCGCCTGGTAGCGCGGTGCTCGAGAACTTTGCCCGCGGCGAACTGGAAGTTCAAGAGATCATCTGCGACGATCCCGCACCGGCTACTGGCAAGCCGCTCAAGGAAGTGGGCCTGCCCAAGGGGGTGCGTGTTGGAACGATTCAACGGCAAGGCAAGACCTGGATTGCAGGGGCTGGTGACTCGATTCAATTGGGCGATCACATCACGCTGATTGGAACCCGCGAAGAAATCGACAACGTCAAATCAAAGTTTGAGGTGAAGTCATCACCGGTTCGCTCGGTGGTGATTGCTGGCGGCGGTGAAACGGGGCTCGCTTTGGCTCGTATGTTGGAAGGCCAGCGATACCACGTGACGATGATGGAAGAGAACATGGAACGCTGCGAGTTCCTGGCACGCTTGCTGGAACACACGACGGTCGTGCATGCCGATGCGACCCGAAAGGCGATCCTCGAAGAAGAGCGTGTTGGCAAGACCGACGTCTTTGTCGCGTGCACCGGCGACGATGAAAACAACATCATGTCCTGCGTCGAGGCTCGCGAAATCGGCGCGCCTGAATGTATGGCGATTGTACAGCGGCCAGACTACGCCAACGTGGTCGAGAAGCTGGGTATTAACTTGGCGGTTAGCCCGCGAAATGTGGTTGCCCGGCAAGTGTTAGGACTGCTTAATAGTGGCCCGATCATTTCCAAGAAGAACTTGCCTGGAGGCGGGATCGCCATCGTCGAGTTCGAGGTCATGCCTGGCGTCAAAGCGACGCAACATGTCATCGCTAATCTTAAACTGCCGACTCACTGTCTGATCGCGGCGATCCTCAGTTCCGACTACGTTCGTGTGGCTTCCGCCGACGATCGTCTGACGCCTGGCGACACGGTAATCGTGCTAGTGGACGAAGCTTCGTTGGATCCCGTCGTGAAGTTGTTCGACGAAACTTCCTAA
- a CDS encoding (2Fe-2S) ferredoxin domain-containing protein — MSKFTHHIFVCGKCKPSKRRPKADSHDPGKLRAALKKEIKRLGIKADVRANDSGCLDQCDDGQVVVIYPQAIWYGGVGVEDAERIIHETILAGNILEDLRIPDELLRCGKAAKKDKSTAAEPTQGD, encoded by the coding sequence ATGTCGAAGTTCACGCACCACATCTTTGTCTGCGGCAAATGCAAGCCGTCCAAGCGGCGTCCAAAGGCCGATTCGCATGATCCTGGTAAGTTACGCGCTGCCTTGAAAAAGGAAATCAAGCGGCTTGGGATCAAAGCGGACGTGCGTGCCAACGATTCCGGTTGTTTAGACCAATGCGACGACGGTCAGGTCGTTGTGATCTATCCGCAAGCGATCTGGTATGGCGGAGTTGGCGTGGAGGATGCCGAACGCATCATTCACGAGACAATTCTGGCCGGAAATATCTTAGAAGACTTACGGATTCCCGACGAACTACTAAGATGCGGCAAAGCGGCGAAGAAAGACAAATCGACCGCGGCTGAACCGACGCAGGGAGACTAA
- a CDS encoding tetratricopeptide repeat protein: protein MRFAIFCLFLTAGFLQTDAYAQRRQQPKEEPLSLPADPRLVEIHREFVSKAEKLGDEYARKKDWEKARVAFTEILKLVPNYKPAVEKMKVINGELSTANKKIVTVEAREGWQDTGIDVVAGTPITFRTEGEWMFAHIGDANGLEIPREMRDYRLGSLIGVVAKSAVPDKDTVPFTIGTQKQMGMPQTGRLLLKMHDIYNDDNRGSIRVEITGNF from the coding sequence ATGCGATTTGCTATTTTCTGTCTGTTCTTGACCGCTGGATTTTTGCAGACGGACGCTTACGCGCAGCGCCGTCAGCAGCCTAAAGAAGAACCCCTTTCGTTGCCAGCCGATCCACGGTTGGTTGAAATTCATCGTGAGTTTGTCAGCAAAGCGGAAAAGCTTGGTGATGAGTATGCTCGCAAGAAAGATTGGGAGAAGGCCCGCGTTGCCTTCACAGAGATCTTGAAACTGGTTCCCAATTACAAGCCAGCCGTCGAGAAGATGAAAGTGATCAACGGCGAGCTGTCGACCGCCAACAAGAAGATCGTTACGGTTGAAGCTCGCGAAGGCTGGCAAGATACCGGGATCGATGTCGTCGCGGGAACGCCGATTACGTTTCGAACCGAAGGGGAATGGATGTTCGCCCACATCGGGGACGCCAACGGTTTAGAAATTCCACGTGAAATGCGAGACTATCGTCTTGGTTCGCTGATCGGCGTTGTGGCCAAGTCGGCTGTTCCAGATAAGGATACCGTTCCATTCACGATCGGCACCCAAAAGCAAATGGGCATGCCACAGACTGGCCGCTTGTTGTTGAAGATGCACGATATCTACAACGATGACAATCGCGGATCGATTCGTGTAGAGATTACTGGCAACTTCTAA
- the sppA gene encoding signal peptide peptidase SppA — MVQPLSNSPQAPPPQQIIIQNGSRGSILWRILAVFGWLGVMFCVPIILAQAISSASYYNTTEGVSEKYFSGDKSADDKIAVINITGVIMSGEGYIRKQIDLVREDKDVKAVVVRVDSPGGTVTGSDYILHHLKKLKEERDIPLVVSMGAMATSGGYYVSMAVEDEKDSIFAEPTTTTGSIGVIIPHYNVSGLMKEYHVEDDSIMSHPRKQMLTMTREMSEENREILQEYVNQAFGRFKDIVKEGRPQFAADPEKLDVLATGEIFTANQALDSGLVDKIGFIEEAVARAAELANIEVGSTRVVTYTQPTSLFDIGLSQSKAMNWDKMLELSAPKAYYISSYLPPIVSSFPLGAN; from the coding sequence ATGGTCCAACCGCTTTCCAATTCCCCCCAAGCACCGCCTCCTCAGCAAATCATCATCCAGAACGGCTCGCGTGGCAGTATCCTCTGGCGAATCCTAGCAGTCTTTGGCTGGCTAGGTGTCATGTTCTGCGTACCGATCATCTTGGCGCAAGCCATCAGTTCGGCAAGCTACTACAACACCACCGAAGGTGTGTCCGAGAAATACTTCTCCGGCGATAAGTCCGCCGACGACAAGATTGCCGTGATCAACATCACCGGCGTCATCATGTCAGGCGAAGGCTACATCCGCAAGCAAATCGATCTCGTTCGCGAGGACAAAGATGTCAAGGCAGTCGTCGTCCGTGTCGACTCGCCCGGCGGCACCGTAACCGGATCGGACTATATCCTGCATCATCTGAAGAAGCTGAAGGAAGAACGGGACATTCCGTTGGTCGTCAGCATGGGCGCCATGGCGACTTCGGGCGGTTACTACGTGTCGATGGCGGTGGAGGACGAAAAGGATTCGATCTTCGCCGAACCGACCACCACCACGGGTTCGATTGGTGTAATCATTCCGCACTACAACGTCTCGGGACTGATGAAGGAATATCACGTTGAAGACGACTCAATCATGAGTCACCCGCGCAAGCAGATGCTGACTATGACCCGTGAAATGTCGGAAGAGAATCGCGAAATCTTGCAGGAATACGTCAACCAGGCGTTTGGGCGATTCAAAGACATCGTCAAGGAAGGACGCCCTCAGTTCGCGGCCGATCCTGAAAAGCTTGATGTGCTGGCGACCGGCGAGATCTTCACGGCAAATCAAGCACTGGACTCCGGTTTGGTCGATAAGATTGGTTTCATTGAAGAAGCCGTTGCGCGGGCTGCCGAGTTGGCCAACATCGAAGTGGGTTCGACCCGCGTGGTAACTTACACGCAACCAACCTCGCTATTCGACATAGGCCTATCGCAAAGCAAAGCGATGAACTGGGATAAAATGCTCGAGCTCTCGGCTCCGAAAGCATATTACATTTCCAGCTATCTGCCGCCGATCGTCAGTTCGTTCCCCCTGGGTGCGAACTAG
- a CDS encoding SLC13 family permease has product MAEATKEPPTLAARIGLWLGPLAAIVLWSMPTVGSWLAVDLQLKPVDQPLNAMAGAFAWMAIWWLTEAIPLAATSLLPLVLFPLLEIQPVKEVAAAYGDHNIFLFLGGFLIALAIEQAGLHKRLALTIVYIMGDNPARLLLGFMLATALMSMWISNTATTLLMLPIATSILAVADLKLINESSRKNLGIGLMLGIAYSASIGGVATLVGTPPNIAFASFYRDTFPNEPNVSFLAWMLMALPFSAVFLFVAWAVLGYLLYPVSSKESLGGRAVILDELHKLGPLSAAEWRVGAVFFATALLWILREPVEGWGWGMAFVTEDGKQYVSDATTAIAMAVLCFLIPRGGQSEPRQPLLNWDVTVKVPWGVLLLFGGGTALAKAVKASEFDLYLGSHMASLMSDMSHSAMVVVTATGMIWLTEFTSNLASVQTFNPVLGSASQELGVPPLLLLVPATLAASCAFMMPVATPPNAIVYGSGRVPIGKMVKAGIVLNIISIILVSTTVLVLGRILIGSA; this is encoded by the coding sequence TTGGCCGAAGCGACAAAAGAGCCGCCAACCCTCGCGGCCAGGATTGGTTTGTGGCTCGGCCCGTTGGCCGCGATCGTCTTGTGGAGCATGCCCACGGTTGGTTCTTGGTTGGCGGTTGATCTTCAACTCAAGCCGGTCGATCAACCGCTTAACGCCATGGCAGGCGCGTTTGCCTGGATGGCGATTTGGTGGTTAACCGAAGCCATTCCTTTGGCAGCGACCTCGTTGTTGCCATTAGTCCTGTTTCCGCTGCTTGAAATTCAGCCAGTCAAAGAGGTTGCCGCTGCGTACGGCGATCACAACATCTTCCTCTTCCTGGGCGGCTTTCTGATTGCCCTGGCGATTGAACAAGCTGGTCTGCATAAGCGACTCGCGCTAACGATCGTCTACATAATGGGGGATAATCCGGCCCGGCTGCTGTTGGGGTTCATGCTGGCGACAGCGCTCATGTCGATGTGGATCTCGAATACCGCGACCACGCTGCTGATGTTGCCGATCGCTACGAGCATTCTGGCAGTTGCCGACTTGAAACTGATCAACGAATCGTCGCGGAAGAACCTGGGAATTGGATTGATGCTGGGTATCGCGTATTCAGCCAGTATTGGTGGTGTGGCCACCCTTGTCGGAACGCCGCCGAACATCGCCTTCGCGTCGTTTTATCGCGATACGTTTCCCAACGAGCCGAACGTTTCGTTCCTGGCTTGGATGTTGATGGCCCTCCCCTTCTCTGCGGTGTTCCTGTTTGTTGCTTGGGCGGTTCTGGGATATTTGTTGTATCCCGTAAGCAGCAAAGAATCGCTTGGTGGTCGCGCGGTGATTTTGGACGAGCTTCACAAGTTAGGGCCTTTGTCCGCCGCAGAGTGGCGCGTCGGTGCCGTCTTTTTTGCGACCGCATTGCTGTGGATCTTGCGCGAGCCGGTCGAAGGTTGGGGCTGGGGAATGGCGTTCGTCACCGAAGATGGCAAGCAGTACGTGAGTGACGCGACGACGGCGATCGCCATGGCCGTGCTCTGTTTTCTAATTCCCCGAGGTGGCCAGAGCGAGCCTCGTCAGCCGCTGCTCAATTGGGATGTGACCGTGAAGGTTCCTTGGGGCGTGTTGCTGCTTTTCGGTGGAGGCACCGCATTAGCCAAAGCGGTCAAGGCTTCCGAATTCGATCTCTATCTGGGATCGCACATGGCGAGCCTGATGAGTGATATGTCGCATTCTGCGATGGTCGTGGTGACGGCCACGGGGATGATCTGGTTGACGGAGTTCACCTCGAACTTGGCGAGTGTGCAGACGTTCAATCCTGTGCTAGGCAGTGCATCGCAGGAGCTCGGTGTGCCTCCCTTGTTGCTGTTGGTCCCGGCAACATTGGCCGCAAGCTGCGCCTTCATGATGCCAGTGGCCACACCGCCGAATGCCATCGTGTACGGTTCTGGCCGCGTGCCGATTGGTAAGATGGTGAAAGCGGGAATCGTGCTTAACATCATCTCGATCATTCTGGTTTCGACCACCGTCCTGGTGCTGGGACGAATCCTGATCGGCAGCGCCTAA
- a CDS encoding SIR2 family NAD-dependent protein deacylase: MSSGIKLVALWLSKAKSAVVFTGAGISTESGIPDFRSPGGVWTKYRTVYFDEFCRSAEARHEYWNQKTEAHTAFAAASPNIGHQTIAKWEQSGRVRGVITQNIDGLHQISGSKDVLELHGTAREAYCLDCDARFSIDPLVEHFRQTNEVPLCADCGEGRLKHATVSFGQMLPEKTLERAYQWCQEADLVISVGSSLVVHPAAGLPELAKRSGAKLVIINRDETGLDSMADMLIDGSCGEALAAIDAAL, encoded by the coding sequence GTGTCGTCCGGAATCAAACTCGTTGCCTTGTGGCTGAGCAAGGCCAAGTCGGCGGTCGTTTTCACGGGGGCTGGCATCAGTACCGAAAGCGGAATCCCCGATTTTCGTTCACCAGGGGGCGTTTGGACGAAGTATCGAACCGTTTACTTCGACGAGTTCTGCCGCTCTGCCGAAGCCCGCCACGAGTACTGGAATCAAAAGACGGAAGCGCACACCGCTTTCGCTGCCGCTTCGCCCAACATCGGACATCAGACGATTGCCAAGTGGGAGCAGTCAGGGCGAGTGCGTGGCGTCATCACGCAGAATATTGATGGCCTGCACCAAATTAGTGGGAGCAAGGACGTTCTTGAATTGCATGGAACGGCCCGCGAAGCTTACTGCCTCGATTGCGACGCCCGGTTCTCCATTGATCCACTCGTCGAGCACTTCCGCCAAACTAATGAAGTGCCCCTATGCGCTGATTGTGGTGAAGGTCGGCTCAAACATGCGACCGTCTCGTTCGGGCAGATGCTTCCGGAGAAGACGCTCGAGCGGGCCTATCAATGGTGTCAGGAAGCTGACTTGGTGATTTCGGTCGGCTCGTCTTTGGTGGTCCACCCGGCTGCAGGCTTGCCCGAATTGGCCAAGCGTTCTGGTGCCAAGCTGGTGATTATCAACCGCGACGAAACCGGCCTCGATTCGATGGCCGATATGCTGATCGACGGAAGTTGTGGCGAAGCGTTGGCGGCCATTGATGCCGCGTTATGA
- a CDS encoding sugar phosphate isomerase/epimerase family protein codes for MFVSASTECFPDLPLRDCMEKLVDLEFSAVDMTLDENGDHLRPSDVRDNLQRAIDICHDTQRLVISNFRLLSTAQGDDRYREYEEICRLAKAVKVSSITIPSGEFGTPFNEEVEHLREMVAISAAEGIVTSMHTHVGCLSQDCDTIQVLCDNVKGLGITLDPSHFICREDGPKSYDKVLKYVAHIYLRDTRQDAMHVRVGQGEVEYGRLITQLEQSGYNRALTVHMPPLPDTDQMAEMRKIRLLLESLL; via the coding sequence GTGTTTGTTTCCGCTTCGACCGAGTGTTTTCCCGACTTACCCTTGCGTGATTGCATGGAAAAGCTGGTCGACTTGGAATTTAGCGCCGTCGATATGACGCTGGATGAAAACGGCGACCATCTGCGACCTTCCGATGTTCGCGATAACCTACAACGTGCGATCGATATTTGTCACGATACGCAGCGGTTGGTCATCTCGAACTTTCGTCTGCTGAGTACCGCCCAAGGGGACGATCGCTACCGCGAGTACGAAGAGATCTGCCGCCTGGCGAAAGCGGTAAAGGTTTCGTCGATCACCATTCCGAGTGGTGAGTTCGGAACGCCATTCAATGAAGAGGTCGAGCACCTCCGCGAGATGGTTGCGATCTCCGCTGCAGAAGGGATTGTGACCAGCATGCACACGCATGTCGGCTGCTTGTCGCAGGACTGCGATACTATTCAGGTGCTTTGCGACAACGTTAAAGGCCTCGGCATCACGCTCGACCCCAGCCATTTCATCTGCCGCGAAGATGGCCCTAAGAGCTACGACAAGGTCTTAAAGTACGTGGCCCATATTTATTTGCGGGACACACGCCAAGACGCGATGCATGTACGCGTTGGTCAAGGGGAAGTCGAGTACGGTCGCTTGATCACGCAGTTGGAACAGTCAGGCTACAACCGAGCTCTGACCGTTCACATGCCTCCCCTGCCTGACACAGACCAGATGGCCGAAATGCGGAAGATTCGTCTTCTGCTGGAAAGCTTGCTCTAA
- a CDS encoding SlyX family protein has product MTEKSDVERITTLEEKYAHLERIAADLNDVIIDQQKRIIKLETLLHRADEKIDQLHAALDQPRSAVDERPPHY; this is encoded by the coding sequence ATGACCGAAAAAAGCGATGTCGAAAGAATTACAACGCTTGAAGAAAAATACGCCCATCTCGAGCGAATTGCGGCTGACTTGAACGATGTGATCATCGATCAACAGAAGCGGATCATAAAATTAGAAACGCTTCTACATCGAGCCGACGAGAAAATCGATCAGCTTCATGCGGCTTTAGATCAACCACGTTCCGCAGTCGACGAGCGACCACCGCACTATTAA
- the tkt gene encoding transketolase yields MSISTTSIEQLSINAIRTLSMDAVQQANSGHPGTPMALAPIVYTLWNKHLKYDPANPSWPSRDRFVLSCGHASMLLYSTLHVAGVKKADGASEPSITIDNIRNFRQLHSPCAGHPEVHEAAGIETTTGPLGQGVANSVGMAIAGKWQAARFDKPGYDLFGFDVYALCSDGDLMEGISTEAASTAGHLKLSNLCWIYDDNKITIEGDTDLAFTEDMPGKFRALGWHVVEVEDANDLEALDAAFTEFKKTTDKPTLIVVKSIIAWGAPTKANTHGAHGAPLGDDEIAATKKAYGWTYDKFEVPAEVYEDFNANLGARGAEAKSKWEADFAKYKKENAEAAATWSSIISGELPEGWDKDIPTFPADAKGVATRASGGKVLNAIAAKLPGLLGGSADLEPSTKTGLTFEGAGDFEPGTYCGRNFHFGIREHAMAAIGNGMALSGLRPYVSTFFVFSDYLRPSLRLSAIMKAPVLYIFTHDSIGVGEDGPTHQPVEHLAAIRAIPNVAVFRPGDSNEVGACYKAAIELTDRPSVMVLTRQNLPTLDREKYACSGNSAKGAYVIADCDGTPEVLLMGTGSELSLVIQAYEKLTAEGVKARAISVPCLELFYEQDAAYQKEVMPCEVTARVAVEAGIQQPWDRVLGFQGKFVGMSSFGASAPADELFPYFGITADHVVEAAKKSIGS; encoded by the coding sequence ATGTCTATTTCCACGACCAGTATTGAGCAACTGTCAATCAATGCCATCCGAACGCTGTCCATGGATGCGGTCCAGCAGGCCAATAGCGGCCATCCCGGAACGCCAATGGCATTGGCCCCGATCGTCTACACCCTGTGGAACAAGCACCTGAAGTACGATCCGGCGAATCCAAGCTGGCCATCGCGAGATCGTTTTGTCCTATCGTGCGGTCATGCTTCGATGTTGCTGTACAGCACGCTGCACGTCGCCGGCGTTAAAAAAGCAGACGGGGCCAGCGAGCCTTCGATCACGATCGACAACATCCGTAACTTCCGCCAACTGCACAGCCCGTGTGCTGGTCACCCGGAAGTTCACGAAGCTGCTGGTATCGAAACCACTACCGGTCCACTGGGTCAGGGTGTCGCGAACAGTGTCGGTATGGCGATCGCTGGGAAGTGGCAGGCCGCTCGCTTCGATAAGCCAGGATACGACCTGTTCGGTTTCGATGTTTACGCTTTGTGCAGCGACGGCGACTTGATGGAAGGCATTTCGACCGAAGCCGCTTCGACTGCCGGTCACTTGAAGCTGTCGAACCTGTGCTGGATCTACGACGACAACAAGATCACCATCGAAGGTGACACCGATCTGGCGTTCACCGAAGATATGCCTGGCAAGTTCCGTGCGTTGGGTTGGCACGTGGTCGAAGTCGAAGATGCGAACGACCTGGAAGCATTGGATGCGGCGTTTACCGAGTTCAAGAAGACGACCGACAAGCCGACCTTGATCGTCGTGAAAAGCATCATTGCTTGGGGCGCACCGACCAAGGCTAACACGCACGGAGCTCACGGTGCTCCACTGGGCGACGACGAAATCGCCGCCACCAAGAAGGCATACGGCTGGACTTACGACAAGTTTGAGGTCCCAGCGGAGGTCTACGAAGATTTCAACGCCAACCTGGGTGCACGTGGCGCGGAAGCCAAGTCGAAGTGGGAAGCGGACTTTGCTAAGTACAAAAAGGAGAATGCCGAAGCTGCCGCGACTTGGTCGTCGATCATTTCAGGCGAATTGCCAGAAGGTTGGGACAAAGATATTCCGACTTTCCCAGCTGACGCCAAGGGTGTCGCCACGCGTGCTTCTGGTGGTAAGGTCCTCAATGCGATTGCTGCCAAGTTGCCTGGTTTGCTCGGCGGTTCAGCCGACTTGGAACCATCAACCAAGACCGGTCTAACGTTCGAAGGGGCAGGCGATTTCGAGCCGGGGACCTACTGTGGTCGTAACTTCCACTTCGGTATTCGCGAACATGCCATGGCCGCGATCGGCAACGGTATGGCACTTTCCGGTTTGCGTCCGTACGTTTCTACCTTCTTCGTGTTCAGCGATTACCTGCGTCCTTCGCTCCGCTTGTCGGCGATCATGAAGGCACCGGTCCTCTACATCTTTACGCACGATTCGATCGGCGTTGGCGAAGATGGTCCAACCCACCAACCGGTTGAGCACTTGGCTGCAATTCGCGCGATTCCGAATGTTGCCGTCTTCCGTCCTGGCGATTCGAACGAAGTCGGTGCTTGCTACAAAGCCGCGATCGAACTGACCGATCGTCCTTCGGTCATGGTGCTGACTCGTCAGAACCTGCCGACGCTTGATCGTGAAAAGTACGCTTGCTCGGGCAACTCGGCCAAGGGAGCTTACGTGATCGCCGATTGCGACGGAACTCCGGAAGTCCTGCTGATGGGTACCGGTAGCGAGCTATCGCTGGTGATCCAGGCTTACGAGAAACTGACCGCCGAAGGGGTGAAAGCCCGTGCGATCAGCGTTCCTTGCTTGGAATTGTTCTACGAACAGGACGCCGCTTACCAGAAGGAAGTCATGCCTTGCGAGGTGACCGCTCGTGTTGCCGTCGAAGCAGGTATTCAGCAGCCGTGGGATCGCGTGCTCGGATTCCAAGGGAAGTTTGTGGGCATGAGCAGCTTTGGAGCGAGTGCCCCGGCGGACGAGCTATTCCCCTACTTCGGTATCACGGCTGACCACGTTGTGGAAGCTGCGAAGAAGTCGATCGGTAGCTAA